A single genomic interval of Armigeres subalbatus isolate Guangzhou_Male chromosome 1, GZ_Asu_2, whole genome shotgun sequence harbors:
- the LOC134206673 gene encoding uncharacterized protein LOC134206673, which translates to MAAIHVMGNFPIQEVLESSCEGFVIAKINGIFVCSCYAPPRWTVERFSHIMDQLTDKLIGRRPVVIAGDFNAWAVEWGSRVTNTRGYVLQEALAKLDVRLCNEGSVSTFRRDGRESIIDITFCSPSLTTNMDWKVSEDYTHSDHQAIRYRIGQRNNGGTRGRMTSERKWKTKAFNKDLFVEALRSDSGTEIVNAVELTRKMVTACDAAMPRKLEPRSNRRPAYWWNEGLSTLRAACLRARRRAQRARTELEKEERNAAFRVARTALKRPSKLASQTATRSCVEKQTPTHGDAYRVMMAKMKGPSTPAEKCPIKLKEIVEGLFPQHDPTTWPPIPYGEEEETNAGYQQVSNEELAEAAKRLPAKKAPVRMEYRTWR; encoded by the coding sequence ATGGCTGCGATACATGTTATGGGCAACTTCCCAATTCAAGAAGTGCTGGAGAGTTCATGTGAAGGCTTCgtgattgccaaaatcaacggcatCTTTGtatgcagctgctatgcacctCCACGATGGACCGTGGAACGGTTCAGCCATATAATGGATCAGTTAACCGACAAGCTGATTGGACGAAGGCCAGTAGTCATAGCAGGTGACTTTAATGCCTGGGCTGTGGAGTGGGGCAGTAGGGTGACCAACACAAGAGGATATGTCCTGCAGGAAGCTCTAGCGAAGCTAGACGTACGATTGTGCAATGAAGGCTCCGTGAGCACATTTCGGAGAGACGGGAGGGAGTCTATAATTGACATCACGTTCTGTAGCCCTTCACTGACGACAAACATGGACTGGAAAGTAAGTGAAGACTACACCCATAGCGACCATCAGGCGATACGTTACCGTATCGGCCAACGAAACAATGGTGGAACGCGGGGAAGGATGACCAGCGAGAGGAAGTGGAAGACGAAAGCCTTCAATAAAGACCTCTTCGTCGAGGCACTTCGATCGGACAGTGGTACCGAGATCGTAAATGCAGTCGAGCTAACAAGGAAAATGGTAACGGCTTGTGATGCAGCAATGCCACGTAAATTGGAGCCAAGGAGCAATCGGCGTCcagcttactggtggaacgagggACTCAGTACGCTTCGTGCTGCTTGTCTCAGAGCCAggaggcgggcacagagagcGAGGACGGAACTAGAGAAAGAGGAGCGCAATGCGGCGTTCCGGGTTGCTAGGACCGCTTTAAAAAGGCCATCAAAGTTAGCAAGTCAGACTGCTACAAGGAGTTGTGtcgagaagcagacgccaaccCATGGGGATGCTTATAGAGTCATGATGGCGAAGATGAAGGGTCCGTCGACACCGGCCGAAAAGTGTCCGATCAAGTTGAAGGAGATCGTAGAGGGTCTTTTCCCGCAACACGACCCGACCACGTGGCCACCAATACCGTAcggtgaagaagaagaaacaaacgCTGGGTACCAACAAGTGTCCaatgaggagcttgcagaagcgGCGAAACGCCTGCCGGCGAAGAAAGCCCcggtccggatggaataccgAACGTGGCGCTGA